In the Tribolium castaneum strain GA2 chromosome 1, icTriCast1.1, whole genome shotgun sequence genome, one interval contains:
- the Cat gene encoding catalase-like, which yields MSFVDKAANQLVDYKNNSKNDSAATTGHGTPIGEKDATLTVGPRGPILLQDNNFIEELAHFDRERIPERVVHAKGAGAFGYFEVTHDITKYTAAKVFSNIGKRTPIAIRFSTVAGESGSADTVRDPRGFAMKFYTEDGIWDLVGNNTPIFFIRDPILFPHFIHSQKRNPQTHLKDANMFWDFITLRPETTHQTMFVFSDRGIPDGFRHMNGYGSHTFKLVNAEGKAVYCKFHHKTDQGIRNLDVQKAAQLASTDPDYGLRDLYNAIANGNYPSWTTYIQVMTMEQAAACKFNPFDLTKVWPHGEYPLIPVGKFTLNRNPENYFAEVEQIAFSPAHMIPGIEPSPDKMLLGRLFSYGDTHRHRLGANYLQLPVNCPFKVRNYQRDGPQAINNQGGAPNYHPNSFNGPDGDSRAKALNVPFAVSGDANRYDSGDEDNYSQSRVFYQKTLDQGARDRLIANIVGNLKDAADFIQERAIRNFTQVDAGLGQKIAEGLKKQKRANL from the exons TCCAAGACAACAACTTCATCGAAGAGCTCGCCCACTTCGACCGGGAGCGCATCCCCGAACGCGTCGTCCACGCCAAGGGGGCCGGAGCCTTCGGCTACTTCGAAGTCACCCACGACATCACCAAATACACCGCCGCCAAAGTCTTCTCCAACATCGGCAAGCGCACCCCCATCGCCATCCGCTTCTCAACAGTCGCTGGGGAATCGGGCTCCGCCGACACCGTCCGCGACCCCCGCGGCTTCGCCATGAAGTTCTACACCGAAGACGGCATCTGGGACCTGGTGGGCAACAACACGCCCATATTCTTCATCCGGGACCCCATCCTCTTCCCCCACTTCATACACAGCCAGAAACGCAACCCTCAGACGCACCTAAAAGACGCCAACATGTTCTGGGATTTTATCACCTTGAGGCCGGAGACGACCCATCAGACCATGTTCGTGTTTTCGGATAGGGGGATCCCGGATGGGTTCAGACACATGAATGGTTATGGGTCGCACACTTTCAAGCTGGTGAACGCTGAGGGTAAAGCCGTGTATTGCAAATTCCACCACAAGACTGACCAGGGGATTAGGAATCTGGACGTGCAGAAAGCAGCACAGTTGGCTTCGACTGACCCAGATTATGGGTTGAGAGATTTGTACAATGCCATCGCCAATGGTAATTACCCATCATGGACCACCTACATTCAAGTCATGACCATGGAGCAAGCCGCCGCTTGCAAATTCAATCCGTTTGATTTGACCAAAGTTTGGCCCCATGGCGAGTACCCTCTCATTCCCGTGGGCAAATTTACGCTCAATCGCAACCCGGAGAACTACTTCGCAGAGGTGGAGCAAATCGCGTTTAGTCCAGCCCATATGATCCCAG GTATTGAACCATCCCCCGATAAAATGCTCCTGGGGAGGCTCTTCTCCTACGGGGACACGCACCGTCACCGTTTGGGGGCCAATTACCTCCAACTCCCCGTCAACTGTCCCTTCAAAGTGCGCAATTATCAGCGCGACGGCCCCCAGGCGATTAACAATCAAGGGGGCGCCCCCAACTACCACCCCAATAGTTTCAACGGGCCTGATGGGGACTCGAGGGCGAAGGCTTTGAACGTTCCGTTTGCTGTGTCAGGAGACGCCAATCGTTACGATTCTGGCGATGAGGATAACTACAGCCAATCAAGGGTGTTCTACCAGAAGACTTTGGATCAGGGGGCTCGGGACAGGTTGATTGCGAATATTGTCGGGAATTTGAAAGACGCCGCTGATTTTATCCAAGAAAGGGCTATCAGGAATTTCACTCAAGTGGATGCTGGTTTGGGACAGAAGATCGCCGAAGGGTTGAAGAAACAAAAACGGgctaatttgtaa